TTGAAAGTCATCCTTAAAAGTGTTACATTCTTTCCCACACAGAGAAATCACACTTGTGTGTCCCAGTGGCCCAGAAGAGCGGCCTCACCATAGTCAGGAGGGCAGCTCACTCAAAAGAGCCTCCCTCCCATCCCTGTCCCACTCCCAAGGCTGCCACCCACCTGGCTTTCCAAGCCTGTGGTTTATCACAGTTCTGTCCATTTGAAACGTGACtatcactgaaaaagaaatcaatgtatTTGGTTTAAATGCCGGTTTCTTCAAGAACCTGGTATTTCAGATACAAATCATTGAggctcctttttaaaaagaaaatccgaCTCCCTCGTAATCAACTAGTTTATGTGAAGAGAAAGGCATTGTTACAATGGCTCAAAACCGTTGTTGAGTACGTGTGAGATTCAGTCCAGCTTCTAACTAGCAAACGCCTTGCCTGCGTCCTCCTTCCCCTTGTATCTCCTCTTCCCGTGTGTGAAAGGTAGGTACCGGTATTTGATCATGTGCTGGAGAGACAAACAAACAAGCTCGAGTCACTTCACAACAGTCTCCTGAGCAGACATTTTCCTAGAGCTCCCTGGGGCACAGCCGTTCTGTTGCAAACGCAATCAAGATGTCATTCATGCTTGTCTCCCCACTAACACAGCAGAACCTTCCAGGGCCCAAATGACCCACCAAGAGTCCTATCTGAAATCCCAAGATTCAGGAAGCATTTCATGAGCCCTTCCTGTAGGAAGAGCTGGGGAAGTGAGGGTGTACCACATCCCCAAAAACATTCCTCCTTGTGCAGGCTGCCACTGGGCCCTAAGCTCTTGACTAGGAAGAGCAGGTAGGACAaccacagtactggggttgacCCAGCAGCACCCAGGACTTCCGCtccccccccaccctgccccccccAGCATCCAGCAACCTACCCTGAGAGCCCACTGGCTCCCACAATCACACTCTGGCCTTGGTTGGAAACCGAGCCTGGGTCCTCATCACACACAAGGCAGTGCCACCCCTGCTCTAAGCACAGACCTGGGCATGTCTTTCCCCGGGTTACTGCAGTAACAGGACAGTAATTCATCTCAGCACAGCAAGGTGCTGACATCTTTACCTTTATTTGCCTCTTCATTGTGATACAGAAAAGCATGATGAAGTACATCACCAGGATCGGCCAGAACACTGGTACATTGAAAGCTTCAAAGAAGGTACACACCATAGCCACAAGGATGCCCTTTGTAGCCGCATGCCTTAAAACAAGGACAGAAGTTAGCGCCATCTGCAGTCAGCCCCAGGTACCTGCCCGCCACCTCTGGCCTCTACCTCCACTCACAAAGACACAGCTACAGGGAGGCAGATCCCTGCTAGGGAGCGGCACAGTCTCTGCATGTATTTTCTGTGTGTGCTGCATTTAACCATAGCTGCGTCCTTCTCTTAGTCCCCTGAAAACTAAAAGTCTTCTCACACAAAGCATGAAACATCCATGCTGAAGCCAGATACACCGCATGTTTGCTGCCTGCACCTGCCATTTAGGAGGACACCTCAGGCACTGGGCTTACCATCAGGAATCTGAGCACAAAGCAGTGCCCTCCCACACAAGGGCATAGCCCTCCTGCCATCATCACACCCTCTAACCAGGCTCCATATCCCCTACTGAAATTCCCCCATTGCTCTCCCTACAGAACAAGTCCAGATTTCTCAGGGGCTTCCAGGGCCCCAGATCTTGCCCACTTTCCGCTTGATCCCCTGCCCAGCCCCCACACTCCAGCATCTCACACATCATGTCCCACACAGAGCACCAACACTGCTGAGTAAAGGCATACAACTAGAGGAGCCCAGTTTGCTCACTGAATTTACTGAATAAAAACTGGCTCCTCCTGTGCCCCTGGGGCAGGGAGTACCACAGAAAGGACAGGAGACAAAGTCACACAGCTCCTGATCCTCTGCTCTGACAGAAGGTCACATAAGCTGCACCCACCTATACCTACTGGTGTTCGCATCATTCTCACCACCAGCAGGAGGCCTGGTCTGCAGAAGGTCCAACCCCAAGAGTGGGTCCTGACCAAGGTCCTGCCCCAACATCAGATATCTCCTCTCATGACCCTCTCAAGAACTAGTCAGGAAAACACCTGCCTATcaatcataaggccctgagttcaaaccccagtactgtccaaaaaaaaaaaaaaaatactccagcAGAAAGCTAGTCCACCTCTTTTGGCCAGGCCTGAAGGGAAGGTGCTCAACACTCCTCCTGAGTCTGCAAGATGCCAACACCCTCTATCCAGCAACCAGCCTCTCATCTACTAGCTCCAAACCACTGTGCCTAGAAGCCCAGAGAACACTTGGAGTCAGTTCTCCCCTCCAGAGTCCCAGTGACCAAACCCCATCCCCAGCCATCACCTTTCAGATGAATGAACATCACAAGCAAACTAAGCACAACAAAActctcatttctttaaaaagccTAAGTAGCTggctgaccaaaaaaaaaagaaaaaatgagtatATTCTCAGTCTCCTTAGCCACACCTGAGCACAAGCATCTTTTTCAAACACCTTAAGAATTAACGTTGTGACTTCTAATGTTTTACGGCACAGGAGGGCGACTATGGTGGACAAGTcactgcatatttcaaaatagctaacattcccaatacaaagaaatgacaaatgtctgTGGTGATGGCTACACCAGCTACCTGAACTAATCACCACACACTACGCACATGtactgaaatatcacactgtgCCTCATACACGTGCAATTACtatgtcaaaaattaaaaacataatttaaagaagtttactaggaaaaaaattaactcacCAAAATTTGAACTCTGGAAGCCTTCGAATGAAGGGACGAAATTCCTCGTTCTGTTTGGTTGGTAAGGAGGGGCCGTCATCTGAAAGACAGAATACCAAGCAGAGACAAAGCATAAAGCATCTGCCTCGTtacctttttatcttttatcaccACATTCACAAGTTTTCCggggctggaggcgtggttcatgtggtagagcgcctgcctagcaagcacaaagcccagagtttaagccccagtactgctttaaaaaaaaaaggactggtagagtggctgaagaggt
The sequence above is a segment of the Castor canadensis chromosome 7, mCasCan1.hap1v2, whole genome shotgun sequence genome. Coding sequences within it:
- the Rer1 gene encoding protein RER1, whose translation is MSEGDSVGDSVHGKPSVVYRFFTRLGQIYQSWLDKSTPYTAVRWVVTLGLSFVYMIRVYLLQGWYIVTYALGIYHLNLFIAFLSPKVDPSLMEDSDDGPSLPTKQNEEFRPFIRRLPEFKFWHAATKGILVAMVCTFFEAFNVPVFWPILVMYFIMLFCITMKRQIKHMIKYRYLPFTHGKRRYKGKEDAGKAFAS